Proteins found in one Mucilaginibacter gracilis genomic segment:
- a CDS encoding C40 family peptidase codes for MNIKSCRYFIILGFAAVIGLTGCHSRKAVLKGNPGEMVKADKSIAAKYSVIMGVDKGSISNGRLYAFIDEWLNTPYRFGGQDKSGIDCSGFVQLLQRQVYGLALPRVTSQQVGVIKRKYEDQLQEGDLVFWDYDGKKFSHVGVYLQNDYVVHASTSKGVIIIKLHDPYTYKYFSRCGSVIASATTPQ; via the coding sequence ATGAATATAAAAAGCTGTAGGTATTTTATTATTCTGGGCTTTGCTGCGGTTATTGGCTTAACAGGTTGCCACTCGCGGAAGGCCGTATTAAAGGGTAACCCCGGCGAAATGGTGAAAGCCGATAAATCAATAGCGGCAAAATACTCGGTAATAATGGGTGTTGATAAAGGTAGCATCAGCAATGGCCGTTTATATGCTTTTATCGACGAATGGTTAAATACGCCCTATCGTTTTGGCGGGCAGGATAAAAGTGGTATTGATTGCTCGGGCTTTGTGCAGCTATTGCAAAGGCAAGTTTACGGCCTGGCGTTGCCAAGGGTAACCAGCCAGCAGGTGGGCGTTATTAAACGCAAGTACGAGGATCAGTTGCAAGAAGGCGACCTTGTATTTTGGGATTACGATGGCAAAAAATTTAGCCACGTTGGCGTGTATTTGCAAAACGACTATGTGGTGCATGCAAGTACGAGTAAGGGCGTTATTATTATAAAACTGCACGACCCTTATACTTACAAATATTTTTCGAGATGTGGTTCCGTTATAGCTTCGGCAACAACGCCCCAATAG
- a CDS encoding IS982 family transposase codes for MNNLIQNYTFILEEFRKLSIKEDFYYKPVRPRLSDLELITLNLTAEYCGIDSEYQLFRNLKGTPLDILIERSVYNKRKRKLFPHINEVRKKLVQKLNAVQDCFIVDSMPLEVCKNARAARSKICKEQEYAFPNHGFCAAQSSRYYGYKLHAVCSVDGVFENFDLSPASVHDIHYLKDIQQQMTDCVLLGDKGYLSAEVQVNLFESVNIRLETPMRNNQKKFKPYPYLFKKSRKRIETLFSQLCDQFMIRRNYAKTFEGFKTRTLSKITALTTIQYLNKFIFKRNMNHIKINLV; via the coding sequence ATGAACAACTTGATTCAAAATTACACTTTTATTTTAGAAGAGTTTAGGAAACTGTCAATAAAAGAGGACTTTTATTACAAACCAGTAAGGCCAAGACTGTCTGATTTAGAGTTAATTACGTTAAATTTGACCGCTGAATATTGTGGAATAGATTCTGAATATCAGTTATTTAGAAACCTGAAAGGTACCCCGCTTGATATCTTGATCGAACGAAGTGTTTACAATAAGAGAAAAAGAAAATTGTTCCCGCACATAAATGAGGTGAGAAAAAAGCTTGTTCAGAAACTGAACGCTGTCCAGGACTGTTTCATTGTCGATTCAATGCCTTTAGAGGTATGTAAAAATGCCCGTGCAGCAAGAAGTAAAATCTGCAAAGAACAGGAATACGCTTTTCCAAACCATGGTTTTTGTGCTGCGCAAAGTTCGAGGTATTATGGATACAAACTGCATGCAGTTTGTTCAGTAGATGGTGTTTTTGAGAACTTTGACCTAAGCCCTGCTTCCGTACATGACATACATTACCTGAAAGATATACAACAACAAATGACTGATTGCGTGCTACTTGGAGACAAAGGCTATTTGTCCGCAGAGGTACAGGTCAATCTTTTTGAATCTGTAAACATTAGATTGGAAACCCCGATGAGAAACAATCAAAAGAAATTCAAACCGTATCCATACCTATTCAAAAAATCAAGGAAAAGGATTGAAACGCTATTTTCGCAACTGTGCGATCAGTTTATGATCAGAAGAAATTATGCCAAAACTTTTGAGGGGTTTAAGACAAGGACGTTAAGTAAAATAACTGCCCTGACCACCATTCAATACCTCAACAAATTTATCTTTAAAAGGAACATGAATCACATTAAAATAAATTTAGTCTGA
- a CDS encoding carboxypeptidase-like regulatory domain-containing protein, which yields MQQFYIKLKLLVTLLLLAVLPNLLFAQSKQQLSGIVLDGDRAPLPGVSVLVKGSTKGVATDIEGKFIISANPGDVLVFKFIGSQQKEVEVTNQKVIEVTLLTDSKTLNEVVVTALGVKKEARTIGYSVQEVNGDDLIKARDPNPISGLTGKVAGLSVAPNAELLRSPNVLLRGSSISLYVVDGFPINTDTFDISPDDIETYTVLKGPTAAALYGSRAQAGAILITTKKGDKSKKGFTVNVNSSTVLNKGFLTFPRLQDSYGPGESTYYKFVDGKGGAPGGVDGDYDVWGPYFNGQLIPQYDSPVISGVRQGTPWVARGANNLDRFLQTGYQTNNNISLTANGDNYTTRFSLSDQHQQSYIPNNYLNIVNFNMYASFNPTSRIKIEGNLDFNRQYTDNFPDVDYGPNSLIYNIAIWTGADWDINAPDIKGEWQTGKTNIQSVFAEYQRYHNPWFQVNEWTRGHYKTNTTGYLSGNYKINNNLNATLRSQVNTYDLLRTEKMPYSAHPYGRENNEGDYREDRRNLFDNNTELFLNYNYTIKKFLNLSGLVGTNLRNFSYSSNWTSTDYLNVPAVYSFSNSKNPLQASSFNAGLLTLSEYLSLDAGFGRYATFSYTIRNEKSSAFQTTTSYSYPSYSLSTVLTDYLSIPKAISFLKLRGSYAEVRGADSPATIGPAPFSNITALGGGANKSNPLFSNPLDYGQAYASPYNGPGYSLLSSYTTSKPYNNQAAGYGSDALYQQGIVTSDRTNYEGGFDIKFLNNRLGFSGTAFRYIDGPQILQNAISSASGYSTLYLNALKTQTTGLEASLSGTPIKTKKGFGWDVVVNWSTNKTIYKELPPGQTYYLTNYTVNERIDDLYGTDFVRSPTGAIIFDAAGKPITPTRHAQLLGHAGADFSWSLINKFHYKSLSLGFQFDGSVGGVIADYMFNKTVRGGRNIITAEGALGNARYQDWKNYIPNGIAGANPSYKGSYVGQGVVISNGVTPTFDPNTGAVTNYSALQFATNTTPALVQDYVSKPVVHYQTKFILM from the coding sequence ATGCAGCAATTCTACATCAAACTGAAGTTGCTGGTAACACTACTGTTACTGGCAGTTCTTCCCAACTTACTTTTTGCCCAAAGTAAGCAACAACTATCGGGTATCGTGCTCGACGGAGACAGGGCACCATTGCCTGGTGTTTCTGTGCTCGTTAAAGGTAGCACCAAAGGTGTAGCTACCGACATCGAAGGTAAGTTCATCATCAGCGCCAATCCTGGCGACGTCCTTGTGTTTAAATTTATTGGATCACAACAAAAAGAGGTTGAGGTTACAAATCAAAAAGTTATTGAGGTAACACTTTTAACAGATTCAAAAACATTAAATGAGGTTGTGGTAACCGCTCTGGGCGTAAAAAAAGAAGCCCGTACCATTGGATATTCGGTTCAGGAGGTTAATGGCGACGATTTAATTAAAGCCCGCGATCCTAATCCAATATCAGGCTTAACCGGTAAAGTGGCCGGTTTATCTGTAGCGCCAAATGCAGAGTTATTACGCTCACCAAATGTTTTATTACGCGGTAGCTCTATATCACTTTATGTAGTTGATGGTTTCCCTATCAACACAGATACTTTTGATATCAGCCCCGATGATATTGAAACTTACACCGTATTAAAAGGCCCAACCGCAGCTGCTTTGTATGGTAGCCGTGCCCAGGCCGGTGCTATTTTAATTACCACCAAAAAGGGAGACAAAAGTAAAAAAGGTTTCACGGTTAATGTAAACAGCAGCACTGTACTCAACAAAGGATTTTTAACGTTCCCCAGATTACAGGATAGCTACGGCCCTGGCGAAAGCACCTATTACAAATTTGTTGACGGAAAAGGTGGTGCACCAGGCGGTGTAGATGGTGATTATGATGTTTGGGGGCCCTACTTTAACGGCCAATTGATACCACAGTACGATAGCCCTGTTATTAGTGGTGTTAGGCAGGGTACGCCATGGGTTGCGCGCGGTGCCAATAACTTAGATCGTTTTTTGCAAACCGGGTATCAAACTAATAACAATATATCGTTAACAGCTAATGGTGATAATTATACTACAAGATTTTCCCTGTCTGATCAGCACCAGCAAAGCTACATCCCTAATAACTATTTAAACATAGTTAACTTTAATATGTATGCGAGCTTTAACCCAACATCGCGCATAAAAATTGAGGGTAACTTAGATTTTAACAGGCAGTATACCGACAATTTTCCGGATGTGGATTATGGCCCTAACAGTTTAATTTACAACATAGCGATATGGACAGGTGCCGATTGGGATATTAATGCGCCCGATATTAAAGGCGAATGGCAAACCGGTAAAACCAATATTCAGTCGGTATTTGCCGAATACCAACGTTACCATAACCCATGGTTTCAGGTAAACGAGTGGACTCGAGGCCATTACAAAACCAATACTACAGGTTACCTATCCGGTAATTACAAAATCAATAACAACCTTAACGCAACTTTACGCTCACAGGTTAATACTTATGATTTGTTACGTACCGAAAAAATGCCGTATTCGGCACACCCCTACGGTCGTGAAAACAATGAGGGTGACTACAGGGAAGACCGTAGAAACTTGTTTGATAACAATACGGAGTTGTTTCTGAACTATAACTACACCATTAAAAAGTTTTTAAATCTATCGGGATTAGTTGGTACCAACTTGCGTAATTTTTCATATTCGTCAAACTGGACCTCTACCGATTATTTGAATGTTCCGGCTGTATACTCATTCAGTAATTCAAAAAATCCGTTACAGGCGTCGAGCTTTAATGCGGGTTTATTAACCTTGAGCGAGTATTTATCGTTAGATGCCGGTTTTGGCCGATATGCTACCTTTTCATACACCATCAGAAACGAAAAGAGTTCGGCATTTCAAACAACAACATCTTACTCATACCCAAGCTACTCATTATCAACAGTATTAACCGATTATTTATCGATACCTAAAGCTATTTCATTTTTGAAATTGAGAGGTTCTTATGCAGAAGTTAGGGGTGCCGATTCACCTGCAACCATTGGCCCTGCACCTTTTAGCAATATTACGGCTTTGGGTGGTGGTGCAAACAAAAGCAATCCACTATTCTCTAATCCTTTAGATTATGGGCAGGCTTATGCCTCGCCATACAACGGCCCGGGTTACAGCTTATTATCATCCTACACAACATCTAAGCCTTATAACAACCAAGCTGCCGGTTATGGTTCTGATGCGCTTTATCAGCAAGGAATTGTAACGTCAGATCGTACAAACTACGAGGGTGGTTTCGATATTAAATTTTTAAATAATCGTTTAGGCTTTAGCGGTACAGCATTTAGATACATTGATGGTCCGCAGATATTACAAAACGCCATATCATCTGCTTCGGGCTATTCTACTTTATACCTTAACGCTTTAAAAACGCAAACAACAGGTTTAGAAGCAAGCCTAAGTGGCACGCCAATAAAAACTAAGAAAGGTTTTGGCTGGGATGTTGTTGTTAACTGGTCAACCAATAAAACGATTTATAAAGAACTGCCACCGGGCCAAACTTATTATTTAACAAATTACACTGTAAACGAAAGAATTGATGATTTGTATGGAACAGACTTTGTGAGATCGCCTACCGGAGCTATAATATTCGACGCTGCCGGTAAACCGATTACGCCAACCCGTCATGCTCAACTACTGGGCCATGCAGGAGCTGATTTTTCCTGGAGTTTAATCAATAAGTTCCACTATAAATCGTTAAGCTTAGGTTTCCAGTTTGATGGTTCTGTTGGTGGTGTTATTGCCGACTATATGTTTAACAAAACCGTTCGCGGTGGCCGTAACATTATTACAGCCGAAGGTGCTTTGGGAAATGCCCGTTACCAGGACTGGAAAAACTATATACCTAACGGTATTGCTGGTGCCAATCCAAGCTATAAAGGAAGTTACGTGGGCCAGGGGGTAGTGATATCAAATGGTGTAACACCAACGTTTGACCCTAATACAGGTGCCGTTACCAACTACTCGGCATTGCAATTTGCTACTAACACCACACCTGCGCTGGTACAGGATTATGTAAGTAAACCCGTAGTGCATTATCAGACTAAATTTATTTTAATGTGA
- a CDS encoding phosphonate degradation HD-domain oxygenase, which produces MTLHATAIVNHVFALYELHGDDDYIGEPVSQLEHMSQAAALAEAEGFEDEVILAAFFHDIGHLCAAGGETLSMDGFGNVDHEKIGADYLRKQGFSERVAALVESHVVAKRYLTYKFPQYYQQLSEASKATLQFQGGVMTAAEAAEFELNADAELIIKLRQWDDMAKETSIPVNNIDHIKQKAINHLTHIKRQ; this is translated from the coding sequence ATGACTTTACACGCTACAGCTATAGTTAACCATGTATTTGCATTATATGAATTACATGGTGATGATGACTACATCGGTGAACCAGTTTCGCAATTGGAGCACATGTCTCAGGCTGCTGCTTTGGCAGAAGCCGAAGGTTTTGAAGATGAGGTGATCTTAGCTGCTTTTTTTCACGACATTGGGCACCTTTGTGCAGCAGGCGGCGAAACGCTTAGTATGGACGGGTTTGGCAATGTTGATCACGAAAAAATAGGCGCCGATTATTTGCGCAAACAAGGTTTTTCGGAAAGAGTGGCCGCTTTGGTGGAGAGCCATGTGGTGGCCAAGCGTTACTTAACCTACAAGTTTCCCCAATATTATCAGCAACTTTCTGAAGCCAGTAAAGCTACACTTCAATTTCAGGGTGGCGTTATGACGGCAGCAGAAGCCGCCGAATTTGAGTTGAATGCTGATGCGGAGTTGATTATTAAATTAAGGCAGTGGGATGATATGGCTAAAGAAACCTCAATTCCGGTTAATAATATTGATCATATCAAGCAAAAGGCCATCAACCACTTAACTCATATCAAACGACAGTAA
- a CDS encoding DUF3857 domain-containing protein — MRYFYTILFFLPMLCYGQQSNYDVNLIPKELLAHASAVIRNDETIVDVRDVRSVVTHYKKAITVLNKNGDEKARLVVEHDKIDQIKYIKGTVYDDAGRLIGKIAERDFEDQNAADGFSLFNGDMIKHYKPAIATYPYTIEYDCERNSKQSLFLNDWHTGQSIGTSVMHSSYKLTCKPDFNIRYKEFNYPGKVVTTEAQGFQTYTWAIDNLKALRYEPFSPDEDKLITSVKMAPEKFFYDGVSGSFTNWNEYGKWIYDKLLKDRRQLPPETIQHIKDLTANVTDSKQKAKLIYEYMQQKTRYISVQIGIGGYQPFSATDVDQSSYGDCKALVNYTQSLLSVAGIESYYILVKSGNFKASALPDFASMNQFDHVILCLPFKNDTTWLECTEKHIPFGYLGDFTDDRNVVACTPEGGKLLHTPVYKTNDNKKTRKATFILSPSGELSGEMTTKFEGTLYDERDELVNESYSDQVKALKEIYPIENLDIKGLELKQDKAIKPVTTETIKLSARDYMAQNGTRFFITPNTASRNIKPVKDILNRANPVYVNRGYRDEDEIIYTLPAGFKVSTINMAVNIDKPFGRYTVSTKVEGNKLIYKRLLQLNDGTYSKDVYPDMVDFYQSIYDTDNATLTMEKM, encoded by the coding sequence TTATGCTATGGCCAGCAAAGTAATTACGATGTGAACCTTATACCTAAAGAGTTACTGGCACACGCCAGCGCCGTAATACGAAACGACGAAACCATTGTTGATGTTAGGGACGTTAGAAGTGTGGTAACCCATTATAAAAAAGCGATTACTGTACTCAATAAAAACGGCGACGAAAAGGCCCGGTTGGTTGTAGAGCACGATAAAATTGACCAGATCAAATACATTAAAGGCACTGTTTATGATGACGCCGGCAGATTAATAGGTAAAATTGCTGAACGCGATTTTGAGGATCAAAATGCCGCCGACGGTTTTTCGCTTTTTAATGGCGACATGATAAAGCATTATAAACCGGCCATAGCCACCTATCCTTATACAATTGAATACGATTGCGAAAGAAATTCAAAACAATCGTTATTTTTAAACGATTGGCATACGGGGCAATCCATAGGCACTTCGGTAATGCATAGCAGCTACAAATTAACCTGCAAGCCCGATTTTAATATCCGTTACAAAGAGTTTAATTATCCCGGAAAGGTTGTTACTACCGAAGCGCAAGGCTTTCAAACTTACACCTGGGCCATTGATAACCTAAAGGCTTTACGTTACGAACCTTTTAGCCCGGATGAAGATAAACTGATAACATCGGTTAAAATGGCTCCCGAAAAGTTTTTTTATGATGGCGTGTCGGGCTCATTTACCAACTGGAACGAGTATGGTAAATGGATTTACGACAAGCTTTTGAAAGACCGCAGGCAACTACCGCCCGAAACCATCCAACACATTAAGGATTTAACCGCTAACGTTACCGATAGCAAACAGAAGGCAAAGCTTATTTACGAGTATATGCAGCAAAAAACGCGATATATTAGTGTGCAGATAGGCATTGGCGGCTATCAGCCATTTTCGGCAACGGATGTTGACCAATCGAGCTATGGCGATTGCAAGGCGCTTGTAAATTACACGCAAAGTTTGCTTAGTGTTGCCGGAATTGAATCGTACTATATATTGGTAAAGTCGGGCAACTTTAAAGCGAGTGCCCTGCCCGATTTTGCAAGCATGAACCAGTTTGACCACGTAATACTATGCCTGCCTTTTAAAAACGACACCACATGGTTAGAGTGTACAGAAAAACATATCCCCTTTGGTTATCTGGGAGACTTTACAGACGACCGTAACGTTGTAGCCTGCACCCCAGAAGGCGGCAAACTACTGCACACGCCTGTTTACAAAACAAACGACAATAAAAAAACCCGCAAAGCCACATTTATTTTAAGCCCCAGCGGCGAGTTAAGCGGCGAAATGACAACTAAATTTGAAGGCACGTTGTACGACGAGCGCGACGAGCTGGTGAATGAATCATACTCAGACCAGGTGAAAGCACTTAAAGAGATTTACCCCATAGAAAACCTTGATATTAAAGGCCTTGAACTAAAACAGGACAAGGCAATTAAGCCCGTTACTACCGAAACCATAAAACTAAGCGCGCGCGATTACATGGCGCAAAACGGAACGCGGTTTTTTATTACGCCTAACACCGCCAGCCGCAATATTAAACCTGTTAAAGATATATTAAACAGGGCCAACCCGGTATATGTAAACCGCGGTTACCGTGATGAAGATGAAATTATTTATACGCTGCCCGCCGGGTTTAAAGTATCAACAATAAACATGGCCGTTAATATTGACAAGCCCTTTGGCAGATACACCGTAAGCACTAAAGTTGAGGGCAATAAACTAATTTACAAACGTTTGTTACAATTAAACGATGGTACTTACAGCAAAGATGTTTACCCGGATATGGTTGATTTTTATCAATCTATTTACGATACAGATAATGCCACGCTAACTATGGAGAAAATGTAA
- a CDS encoding helix-turn-helix domain-containing protein, with the protein MEEDILLQISNKIKERRREKNITVQELAVKANVSKGLISQIENSRTIPSLIVLIDIIRSLDIDLNEFFKDIHSRSGNTPIIIRRKEEYEYFEKEDAYGFHYQRIFTQYIKHSTVDFVLLELDTDASRPFVETQAFEFKYFLSGEIAYHFSNETIMFKAGDSMLFDGRIPHTPQNIGTVKAIMLVIYFFEENKV; encoded by the coding sequence ATGGAAGAAGATATATTGCTTCAGATCAGTAACAAAATTAAAGAGCGCAGACGCGAAAAGAATATAACCGTACAGGAATTAGCTGTTAAGGCTAACGTGAGTAAAGGATTGATCTCGCAGATAGAGAATAGCCGAACCATACCTTCGTTAATTGTTTTAATTGATATTATACGTTCGTTGGATATCGACCTTAATGAGTTTTTTAAGGATATTCATAGCAGATCGGGGAACACCCCAATCATCATCAGGCGTAAAGAAGAATATGAATATTTTGAGAAAGAAGACGCCTACGGGTTCCATTATCAGCGAATTTTTACTCAATATATTAAACATTCAACTGTTGATTTTGTACTGCTGGAGCTGGACACAGATGCCTCAAGACCATTTGTTGAAACGCAGGCTTTTGAATTTAAATATTTTTTATCGGGCGAAATAGCCTATCATTTTAGCAACGAAACAATAATGTTTAAGGCAGGTGATTCCATGTTATTTGACGGGCGCATTCCGCATACACCACAAAATATTGGAACCGTAAAAGCCATTATGCTGGTTATTTACTTTTTTGAAGAAAACAAAGTTTAA